The Macaca fascicularis isolate 582-1 chromosome 5, T2T-MFA8v1.1 genome segment AACTGGTATGCCATGTGGTATGAAAAATACCATGGGGACAGAACTCTTTGAGATAGCATTACATCTTGtaagaataagaaacaaaacagttttGAACAAAACTAATCTTAAGTAAATTTTTGGTGacatatgaaattatattttcagatttttagataCCTTCTAGTGAgtcagctatttttattttatttaagtaagTGTATTCCACGTGCCCTGCAACTAAATCAGCAGTTCAGAAAGCTTAGAACCAACTACTGATTTATCTACAAAGGCAGAATGATCCAGTGCTGactttattataattttgttaGTGGTTTGGTCAGTTGGTGCCAGAACCAGAATCTACTCTGGAAATAGTTTTACCCTGGAAATAGTTTCATTTTCAGAATTTCCCATGTGAGGCTAAAATAGAGCCATTAAAACTAAGATGATGGGAAGCTAAGAGCTGTTTACGCCTTCTTTGTTAAGAATGTATGATGTGAAAGTGAAGCTGTAGTGTCTCCGGAGTCATGTCACAAGTCATTGATTTGACTGTAAATCCTGTAAACACATTTGGGCAGTAATCTGTAGCCTAGTCCTGTAACCTTTACAAGTTTTAGAGCTGGACCCCAGCCTGCAAATTTTATGTATAGAGTTGTTTTGAAGGTGTTACAGCACTTAGTAGACTGAAGTGGCATGAAGTGTTCCTGCCCATTAGAAATACTTTTGATCATTAGCCAAACAtctcttatcctttttttttttttttttttggagacagagttttgctctgtcgcctaggctggcgtgcggtggtgtgatctcagctcactgcaaactccgccttctgggttcaagcagttctctcccgagtagctggaatgattaggggcgcctgccaccatgcctggctaattttttatatttttggtagagacagggtttcaccatcttggccaggttggtcttgaactcctgacctcaggtgatccacctgcgtcggcccctcaaagtgcagggattacaggcgtgagccaccgcgcccagcctcttacCCTTTTTAATATAGATTAATGAGTATTAGTTTTGTGTTCTGTCTTTTCATTACTTTACTTCTAAATATACTTTCATATTAGATAATGTGGTCTTTGTATGAAATAGTTTTTAATGTATACGTACCAAAGAGGAGTATGGTTTCATGGTTTGAGTTCTAACTtcaattctgtaaaaaataacTAACTTGGAAATGTTATGTCCGCTAACACATGATAATggtctcattcttttccttttttagaaacGTTAAAGGAAATTGATGatgtctatgaaaaatataagaaagaagatGATTTAAACCAAAAGAAACGTCTACAGCAGCTTCTCCAGAGAGCACTAATTAATAGTCAAGAATTGGGAGATGAAAAAATCCAGATTGTTACACAAATGCTCGAATTGGTAGAAAATCGGGCAAGACAAATGGAGTTACATTCACAGTGTTTCCAAGATCCTGCTGAAAGTGAACGGGCCTCAGATAAAGCAAAGATGGATTCTAGCCAACCAGAAAGATCTTCAAGAAGACCCCGCAGACAGCGGACCAGTGAAAGCCGTGATTTATGTCATATGGCAAATGGGATCGAAGACTGTGATGATCAGCCacctaaagaaaagaaatccaagtCAGCAAAGAAGAAGAAACGCTCCAAGGCCAAGCAGGAAAGGGAAGCTTCACCTGTTGAGTTTGCAATAGATCCTAACGAACCTACATACTGCTTATGCAACCAAGTGTCTTATGGGGAGATGATAGGATGTGACAATGAACAGTGTCCAATTGAATGGTTTCACTTTTCATGCGTTTCACTCACCTATAAACCAAAGGGGAAATGGTATTGCCCAAAGTGCAGGGGAGACAATGAGAAAACCATGGACAAAagtactgaaaagacaaaaaaggatAGAAGGTCGAGGTAGTAAAGGCCATCCACATTTTAAagggttgtttgtcttttataTAATTCGTTTactttcagaaaatgttttagGGTAAATGCATAAGACTATGcaataatttttaatcattagTATTAATGGTGTATTAAAAGTTGTTGTACTTTGTCTGTGACCTTAATTTTCTGCACTGCATTACCAAATATTTCCAACCAGGTAGTCTTCAGATCACCTGATGAAACGAGCAGGAAGAGGGTGGTGTAAACAAACATTTCACAAACCATGcttatttcattttcacttaaaaCTGCAATGCTATTTTTTGGGTAAACACAAAAGTTTCACTCTCATTTTAGTTATACATGTTTAAACAATTTGAGCTATAGTGGGATTTCTCTGTAAGCATCACATGATCTTGGGTACTTTAAAATACAGACACTATGCCATTTGAGCTGCTTTTTCCCCAGCCCCGTTTATACCTTCGCTTGTTCATCTCTAGTCTTCCAGGGGTTTGAGGAACTGGAGATAAGAGTAATTTGGGATTCCATGTGGAATAATGTGCTCTTATGAGAGTACTTGCTGCTCTCTTTTCCTCAGTAGCATTTTGATACACTGTCAGCCCATTTGTTAATGCCTTGCTGCTGCTTCGTAGATATACTTAATCTAGTGCTTAATAAGGGAGtcgttttgtgttttgttttaattgcgACAGTTAAGAGTAGTTAGGATaccaggccgaggcaggcggatcacaaggtcaagagatcgagacaattctggccaacacggtgaaacctcgtctctaataaaaaatacaaaaattagctgggcgtggtggcgctcgcctgtagtcccagctactcaggagcctgaggcaggagaattgcttgaacccaggaggcagaggttgcagtgagccaagatcccgccactgcactccagcctgggcaacagcgagactccgtccccccaccgcccccccccaaaaaaaagtaGTTAGGATACCAAAAATATAGCGACTGGCTTACATTGGCAAACTTTGGGTTGTGTAGTATCATGGCTCAAGGTTGAACAATTAAAAATGCATCTTTAATAGTATTTTCCATGTGACCCGCTGCCAGGATGCCTAGCCATAGGCCCTATCAGTGGAAAAGGGCGTATAGTAGTCTTTACATATAGCCTTTATGTCAGAGATTGTTTTAAATGGTTTTGCTAGTGGTTACTGTCATTTCTGTCCCAATCAGTGactatacattattttaaataatagtgtATTTACCTTCTTAACTTCTGGTATTGGTGCTGTTTGATGTTTTCACATTTAACTTACTTCATCATCATAATGCAATTAATGTATTTTCCAAGATTCTGATATTTGAAGGGTACGCATCTTGATGGATATATGTCCATATGTTTAGAGAAGGTTTTGGTTTTGGGAGCGGCAGATTGACTAGTTCTTTAAATCTATGTGTAACGTATGTTTTATTCCTCATTTCTTCGTGATCTGATGATCTTGATTCTTGTTGACTAACATGAAAAACCCCTgcttgttttggaaaaaaaaaaaaaaaaagcttttttttgtCTTCTAGCTCTCCTGTGTGACTTTTAGGCACGTCATTTCACCTCGTCTGGGTATCAGGTCATTACCTGTAAAATGAGTTGGCTTAAATATTTCCAAGATTCCTTGGAAATTTCTAGTATTTGCACTATAGTAAGGATTTGAATAATGACATGACTTCTCTTTCATtaattttgtccttcattctgagGTATAAAGATAGTTTAAAGGTGAGTTTGGAGATGGGTAAATGTGCAATATTTGTTAGCTACTGTCCTAAAGATATTTGGATTCATGACTGGAGCTAGTTGATTCTGTTACCTTTTGAGTGAGAAATGTTAGACAGCATGATTAAGAATTTAGGAAATCCATTCTCATCATAATAACTTAGCTGAGTTGTAAGGAAATCCTTTTGAGAATATGGCATTTTGTTTTAGTGATTACAACCTTATTACCAGAATGGAGCTTTTTACTTGACACCATTAAAAATACCAGTATGGACAAAATCCCCAAAGCCTTCAGATGCGACTTACATAGAAGTCACCACTTTTTCACGCATAGATCTGCCTGAGCAGATGGGATAAAAGAATAAACTTCCTAATAGAAATGCCCAAGTTTGGATTAGACTTGACGGGAAAGCGAACCTGGAAAACCCTGGAAGGTGTGCTCCCTTTAAGACCTAATGTCTGAAACAGTtttatgaattttgttttgttttgttttctatgcaTCTTGGAAATAGAAGTCTTAAGCATGCATAGCATTAGGACtggaatttcttttgttgttgagtATACTGGATCTCATATCATGGTTACCAACTCATACTGTAtataccagtggttctcaaacttaacATTAGAATTACCTGGGAGTTTCAACAAATACTGATATCTGTGCCCCACCCTCAGCAATTGTGATCTAATTCATTTGGAATGTAGCTTAAGCATTAGAATTGTTTAAAGATTCCCATTCTAATATATAGAAATGTTTTGGAACCACTGCCACATTCACAGTTTTCAACTTACTGAAAGCTGCTGTGGATTATCTACATCCAGATTTATACAAATCTGAAGCATATATAGATGCTTATACACACATGAGAGTATCCCCTGCCCCCAGTGGCTCCACCACCAGTGCTTGAATACTCAACATCTGAGTGCTTCTTAATGTGCCAGGCACCGTTTTAAGCAGTTGTGgtgtaaagaagaaaatatccctGCTTGTGGACAATACATTCTAGTGGAGGAGTCAGATACATACAATGTTAGGTAAATTGctaaaagggaaggaaaaccGAGTAAAGGGTTGGAAATGAACGGCGGAGGGGTGGTGAGTCTTTTATTTATGGTAATTAAAAAAGGCGTCTTCAGGAAGTAATCCTTAGAGCTAAGAGCAGAAATCAGGCAGGCAAAGATTTGCGGGAGCGAAGAGGGAACGAACGTGGCAGTTTGACTGAAGCAGAGCATTAGAGCACAGTGTACGAGGGGCTAGGAACTGGGGGCTCTTGGAAGCCATGGTAGGAAATTTGGGAAGCCATTGAGGGGTTTTGAGCCATGGTCTGACATATTTAAAGGTCACTCTGGTACTGTGTATACAACATTATAGGGAACCTGGGTGAAAATAGGGAGATTTAGCAGAAGCAACTCAGAAGATGTCATAGCAACTCAGAAGTCTTCACATCGAGTGCTGGTGGCTTAGCCTAGGGTGGTAGCAGCAGCAGAGTGTCTAGTGGTAGGACTCTGTACTAAAGGTACAGCCAACAGAACTTTGGCCCAGGGGTTGGAAGGTAAAGAGATGACAAGGGTGACTCGGGTTTTTGacctgaagggaaaaaaataaataacaatttatgTTTTGCACTTAGGTTTGAGATGCCTAATAGATTTCTAGTAGAATCCAGCATGGAACCCCGCATACGACCTTAGGGTAACAGGAGGTAAACATTTTGGAGAGTCATCTCTATGGTGTTTGAAGCCATGTGACTGAAATTACTCAGGAAATTAGAGCTTCTCAAATGTTAATAAGCATGTTtgcttaaaatacagattctgctTCAGATCTGACGTGGGGCCCGAGGGTCTGCATTTCTAGCAAACTTCTCAGTGAGGCTGATGCTGCTGGGCCAGGGCCCACATTTTGAGTAGCAACCAAGTAGATCGGTAGGAGAGATGGTCAGCCCTGTGTCACTCCCATATAAAATAGGGAGGAGCCAGCAAAGGAACCTGAGAGCACTCAGTGACGTGAAACTGTTTCAAGAAGGGAGTCATCTGCTCATTCAGGTGCTATTGAAGGAAGGTGAACACTGAGAACTGTTAGACTGGGGGGATTGTTGTGGTTTAACAAACTGCAAGTCTGGGGGCTGGACTGTGAGCAGAAGGGGACTGAAATCAAGATGGCAACTGTAGACAAGCCTTGCAAAGGGGAACAGAGGTGGGTTATAATTGAGGCAGAGGTGAGCTAAGTAAGGGAGGACTTGAGCTTTTCAGGAAATAGTATGGCATGATGATTATATGCTGATGGAATTCCATTAGGAGGGGACAAGTGAAGGCTGttgatgggaaaactgaatagGCAAGATGGAGTGGGATGCAGGACTCAGGAGAGGCTGGTCTCAGTAGGCAGAAGGGACAGTGCATTGTCCCTGTCCACAGGGAGGGCAGCACTTTTATTCACTTACTCAAGTATTTATTGTGCACCTATTATTTGCAAGGCATTGTTTGTACTGAGGGTAAAGCAGTGGCCAAAACGAGACAATCTGTCACCTTGTGGAGCTTAGATTCTGGAGTGAATGGGGCATATATGCAGGTAGGTTGCTAAATTAGTCATTGGGAAAATGATAGCTTCCACTTTCCTAGCTGAGGAGGTGATGGGGAAGGGAGTTGGAAGTCTGTAGGAATGAGAGGTGTGGAGCATCACCTGGGAGAGTAGGAAAGTGAATGACCCCAGAGTGCCAGGACTGTGGCCAAGCTGCAGGTTTGGGTCATAACTTCACATGAGCAGACTACTCATTTTGTTGCCTGGATGCGggcatgaaaaaataaacacacaaaataacagaaaatttcaaaatctcTACAGTATGCCAGAAAAATTGCATCTCCCCAATCCTTTTCATGTACCTATTAGGTGGCTTCCTCTGGGGTTCTGTCCTCATTCCCCCTTCTGAAATGGAAGGAGCAAATTTTCAAGGAGCACTTCATGTAAATAAGCTAGACGGCTCTTCGGCGCTTTCTGAATCAAGTACTTAGTAGCTTTATGTtgttcaaaatatgttttaagtgaAGTTAGTTATTTTGGGACTTCCTTTACTATATTGCCTAAACTGTACATCAATTAGAGAAACCACAGCTGCTTCATCGTTTCCTATTTCAATGAGAGGGAAGTGGTCTGGACCAAGATTCCAGAGGCGTGGACTCAGCCTGTGATCCTGGACAGGTCACTCATCCTCTTTGGCATGTAGTTTGTTCAGCTGGAAAATGACTGATTTAATATATGGTTACCTAAAAGTGTGGCTGTTATTCATGTCTTAACATTAGTCTGAGGAAAGGGGTCTCCTGGTCACAAATTTATTAACTGGGTAGTTAATAAAATAACAGCTTTAATTCACGTGTGTGGTAAGTAGACTTTAAAGCAGGGCTTTCTAAACTTCAGACACCACAGACGGATCTTGATGGAGTTTGCCATTTCTGCACACCgttctaattttatatttaaaactacTATGTACTTAGTACTTTTAAAGTCAACTCACTGTTtgatgtaaatttattttaaaaaggaagcatgTCACTTTGGCAAATGGAAAATTCGTATCACTTTCTGTGACTAGAAGACTAccttaaaatgtaatgaaaacagtgttacTAAAATCTAGCTATGCAGTATGGCCAGTGAAGATAGCCCAAagtctatccttttttttttttttaaaggtgtgaTTAGTAAGTAATGTTAGGTAAGGGTAAAAGACACGTAAACACCAAATTGTGTCTTTCTGCATGATGTGATCAAAAGGATTTTGAGACTTTTCTTGAGTACTGCCTTCCGTCCTACTCTGGAAAACACTTTAAGTAACAAAAGGTTAACCACTGCAGTTTCTTGACTATCAGTATAAAACAAATTAACATTTCTTCGTTTAACAGCACTTGTCTAGCTACATGCAGATGGATGTTGCCTCTTAATTAAGGTTTCTGTAAACCTCATAAGTTATTCGCCAACATTGTCTATATCAGTACTAGAGTAATTGACTTTATACTGACCTCAAAGGAGTTTCTAGTCTTACCTcttttttcatctgaggattaaAAATGGCACCTCCTCAgtgcatctcttttttttttttttttttttctttagacgaagtcttgctctgtcgcccaggctggagtgcagtggtgcgatcttggctcatggcaacctccgcctcccaggttcaagcaattctcctgcctcagcctcccaagtagctggaatcacaggcgtgtaccaccaggcccggctaatttttgtatttttagtacagacaggatttcaccatgttgaccaggctggtctcatactcctggcctcaagtgatccacgcccccttggcctcccaaagtgctgggattacaggtgtgaaccactgtgttGGGCCTTAGTGCATGTCTTTGGATGCTGAGAGAGATTTCCTGGGCCAGCCTTGCAATACCATCACTCTTGGGCCCAGCATTCCAGACCTGAAAAATCCTTAGAATTACCCggataatttcctcagttatccACTAGCTAGTGGGTTCTTGATTTAGCAGtctctattataaaaacaaaaattccgATTTCCTTACAGATTGGATAAAAGCAACGTGTCCATGTCATAAACACGGGAGGAATGAGATTTTTACTGCAACAGCGTCTTTTGGTATTTCGGGTAGCTGTGTACCTATGAGCACTAAAGTAGTCTTTCAGATTTTAATTGTGCTGGATAAAAGTTTTCCTGCCTTCTTAAATATGTCCTTAAATTCTTCTTGGCATATAGTAGGACAAACAAACATTTAATGTATTCATCCTTCGACTCAGCACCATGTGATTATACAGTGATATTCTTAAATCTCGCTCCAATATGGAGGGCCATTTGCCTCTGTACTTGCCTCCGactggttttaaaataaatttggctgcttttgatgtttttcattCTTCCTTGCTTCTAAAACTGTCTGCCTCGTAGCTTGTATCCCTCTTTTAGTTTGTTGTGTGTTGGAAAAGCATTTGGTTGAATTTGTGTCTAGCTTCAGAATAAATAGATTCTAAGAGAGTATCTAGTGCTTGACT includes the following:
- the ING2 gene encoding inhibitor of growth protein 2 isoform X2, with the protein product MNETLKEIDDVYEKYKKEDDLNQKKRLQQLLQRALINSQELGDEKIQIVTQMLELVENRARQMELHSQCFQDPAESERASDKAKMDSSQPERSSRRPRRQRTSESRDLCHMANGIEDCDDQPPKEKKSKSAKKKKRSKAKQEREASPVEFAIDPNEPTYCLCNQVSYGEMIGCDNEQCPIEWFHFSCVSLTYKPKGKWYCPKCRGDNEKTMDKSTEKTKKDRRSR
- the ING2 gene encoding inhibitor of growth protein 2 isoform X1, giving the protein MLGQQQQQLYSSAALLTGERSRLLTCYVQDYLECVESLPHDMQRNVSVLRELDNKYQETLKEIDDVYEKYKKEDDLNQKKRLQQLLQRALINSQELGDEKIQIVTQMLELVENRARQMELHSQCFQDPAESERASDKAKMDSSQPERSSRRPRRQRTSESRDLCHMANGIEDCDDQPPKEKKSKSAKKKKRSKAKQEREASPVEFAIDPNEPTYCLCNQVSYGEMIGCDNEQCPIEWFHFSCVSLTYKPKGKWYCPKCRGDNEKTMDKSTEKTKKDRRSR